Below is a window of Christensenella minuta DNA.
AGAGGTTACCCTGCGCGTGACCGCCTCTGCGGATACGAAAGAAAAATGCGAAGAAATGATTGCGCCTGTGATCGGACGGATACGCGAGGTATTGGGCCAGTATATCTATGGGATCGATGTACCGAATCTTCAAACTGCCGCTGTGACGGAATTGATTAAAAAGAAGGTAACGGTCGCAACGGCAGAAAGCTGTACGGGCGGGCTTGTATCGGAACGAATCACGCAGGTACCGGGAGCAAGTGAAATTTTTGGTTGTGGGATATGCTCGTATGCAAATGAAATTAAGCACCGTGTCCTCGGCGTTTCCAAAGAAACGCTTGCCAAGCATGGAGCGGTCTCCGAGCAGACGGCAGAGGAGATGGCGCGTGGTGTGAGAAAGCTTTCCGGGGCCGATATTGGCGTTTCCACTACGGGAATCGCGGGGCCCGGAGGCGGAACGCCTGAAAAACCGGTAGGGCTCGTGTATATCGGAATTGACAGCGAGAAGCTTACAACGGTACTGAGGCTTAATATTAATTACCACAAGGCGGATGAACGGATGTATATTCGCCATATGACGGCGCAGAACGTGTTTAAACTGGTACTGAGGGCACTGGAAAACTACTGACGCGGAAGGGCTTTTTTTCTCCGAAAATCGGCTTCAAGGATCACGATTGATCCCATGATAATCGCGCCGCCCGCTATGAGTGACCAGGTGAGGGCTTCAAGCCCAAGAAGCACGGAAATAATGCTTGCGAACATTCCTTCGAGGGAAATAATGAGGGCGGACCGCGCCGCCGGAATATATTTTTGCGCCGTACACTCGAGCCAATAGGGAAGCGCCGTGCATACCACGCCAAGATACAGGGTGATCCATACGGCTGCTCCTAACATAGGCATTGATGAGGCTTTTTGTTCAAAGAGAAGGAAATAAACGAGCGCAACGACACCCGTTACTGTGATCTGAACGAAAGAGAAAGATGCTGCTTCCGACTCCTTGGCCGCATATCCGATATATGCAATCTGCATTGCGTAAGAGGCGGCACACAAGAGGGAGAGAATATCTCCGAGACTGAAAGAGATTGTCGTATCGAGCGCCCGAGTCAGGATGGAAATGCCGAAGAAGCCAATCGCGACCGCGAGGAAAGTTTTAAGGGGCGGACGTTTTTTTAATAGCAGCCAGCTGATAAACGGGACAAAAATAACGTTTGTCGTTGTCAGAAAGGCATTGTTCGAGACGTCGGTATACTGCATGCCGATCGTCTGCAACAGGAACCCGGCTGACATAAATATGCCGGCAATTACACCGTGTTTGATCTGGACTTTCGTGAGCCGCCCGATCTGGGGAAAAAAGATTATCAGCATAGCGGCGGACGCAAAAAGCATGCGGAATACAACGATCAGGGAAGAAGACATTCCATAATCCTGCGCGTATTTTGTGCCGATAAATCCGGTGCTCCATGTAAGTGCCACAACCAGCAGCATGAGGTCGTACTTAAAAGTGGATTTTCCCACGAGAATATCTCCTTTTATTTTTTTGTAAACAAATTTTATCTTAACACAATTTTTGCATGACCACAATCGGTTAGAAAGGGAGGACAAAAATGTCTGGAATTCAAAAACTGAGGGATATGATTGATGCAAGCGGCAGGATCGTCTTCTTCGGCGGTGCGGGAGTATCTACGGAAAGCGGAATACCGGATTTCCGCAGTGTTGACGGTCTTTACCACCAGACATACCGTTATCCGCCCGAGGTGATACTTAGCCATGAATTTTTTATGACACATACGGAAGAATTTTATGAATTCTACCGGGCGAAGATGCTTGCCCTTGATGCGCAGCCGAATGCCGCTCATAAGAAGCTGGCTGAATGGGAGCATGAGGGAAAGCTTACCGCAGTCGTTACGCAAAATATCGACGGACTCCACCAAAAAGCGGGATCAAAAAATGTGCTTGAACTGCATGGATCGGTCTATCGGAACCATTGCATGAATTGCGGGAAAAGCTATGATGTGAAGCGGATCGCTGAGGGAGAAGGGATTCCGCGTTGCTCCTGCGGCGGTGTGATAAAGCCCGACGTAGTCCTGTATGGAGAACCGCTCGATAATGGGACCGTTGAGCGATCCATACAGAATATTTCGCAGGCCGACATGCTTGTGATTGGCGGAACATCGCTTGCTGTTTATCCGGCTGCTGGCCTGATTGATTATTACCGGGGAGACAGGCTGGTTCTCATCAACCAGTCGCCGACTCAATATGACCACAATGCGGATCTCCTGCTGCAGGAAAAGATTGGCAGCGTTTTTTCTGAGGTATAAGCCGGAAAGACATTTCCCCCTGTTTTAGTATGACAATATTTTGTTTATCTATAATACGATAGAGAAAATATTGGAGTTAACAGCAGGGGGAGGTTTTTTGATGGACTATGAAAAAAAAGCGCTCGAAATGCATAAAAAATGGCAGGGTAAAATAGAAGTGACGAGCAGAGTACCGCTTGAAAATAAAGAGGACCTGTCTATTGCCTATACGCCTGGCGTTGCGGCGCCTTGCCTTGAGATTGAAAAGGATACTTCGCTTTCTTACGAATATACCCGCCGTCACAATCTTGTTGCGGTAGTAACGGACGGCTCGGCAGTTCTCGGCCTGGGGGATATTGGCCCGGAGGCAGGAATGCCCGTTATGGAAGGCAAATGCGTGCTTTTTAAAACGTTCGGTGGGGTAGACGCATTCCCGCTCTGTATTCGCAGCAAGAATGCCGACGAGATTGTCAATACTGTGGCGTTGCTGGCCGGAAGCTTTGGCGGAATCAATCTTGAAGATATCAGCGCGCCGCGCTGCTTTGAGATAGAAAAAAAACTCAAGGAGAAATGCGATATCCCGGTGTTTCACGATGACCAGCATGGAACGGCCATTGTCACGCTGGCAGCGCTTTTAAATGCGCTGAAACTCGTAAAAAAGGACATTCATGATATCAGCGTCGTCACATCGGGCGCGGGCGCTGCGGGAATTGCCATTATCAAACTTTTGATGGCTATGGGACTCGAGGATGTGGTTATGTGCGACCGTCATGGAGCAATTTATCAGGGCCGTGGCGATTTGAACGAAGAAAAGACGGAAATGGCCGCGATCTCGAATGGAAAAAAGAAAAAAGGAAGCCTCGAGGAGGTTATGAAGGGTGCGGACGTATT
It encodes the following:
- a CDS encoding NAD(P)-dependent malic enzyme translates to MDYEKKALEMHKKWQGKIEVTSRVPLENKEDLSIAYTPGVAAPCLEIEKDTSLSYEYTRRHNLVAVVTDGSAVLGLGDIGPEAGMPVMEGKCVLFKTFGGVDAFPLCIRSKNADEIVNTVALLAGSFGGINLEDISAPRCFEIEKKLKEKCDIPVFHDDQHGTAIVTLAALLNALKLVKKDIHDISVVTSGAGAAGIAIIKLLMAMGLEDVVMCDRHGAIYQGRGDLNEEKTEMAAISNGKKKKGSLEEVMKGADVFIGVSAPGTVTEDMVRSMAKDAILFPMANPVPEIMPDLAVKAGAAVVGTGRSDFPNQINNVLAFPGIFRGALDVRASDINDEMKIAAARAIAALIPEEELTSEYVIPSPFDQRVAPAVAKAVAQAAKDTKVNRI
- a CDS encoding NAD-dependent protein deacylase, which gives rise to MSGIQKLRDMIDASGRIVFFGGAGVSTESGIPDFRSVDGLYHQTYRYPPEVILSHEFFMTHTEEFYEFYRAKMLALDAQPNAAHKKLAEWEHEGKLTAVVTQNIDGLHQKAGSKNVLELHGSVYRNHCMNCGKSYDVKRIAEGEGIPRCSCGGVIKPDVVLYGEPLDNGTVERSIQNISQADMLVIGGTSLAVYPAAGLIDYYRGDRLVLINQSPTQYDHNADLLLQEKIGSVFSEV
- a CDS encoding DMT family transporter, with the protein product MGKSTFKYDLMLLVVALTWSTGFIGTKYAQDYGMSSSLIVVFRMLFASAAMLIIFFPQIGRLTKVQIKHGVIAGIFMSAGFLLQTIGMQYTDVSNNAFLTTTNVIFVPFISWLLLKKRPPLKTFLAVAIGFFGISILTRALDTTISFSLGDILSLLCAASYAMQIAYIGYAAKESEAASFSFVQITVTGVVALVYFLLFEQKASSMPMLGAAVWITLYLGVVCTALPYWLECTAQKYIPAARSALIISLEGMFASIISVLLGLEALTWSLIAGGAIIMGSIVILEADFRRKKALPRQ